Within the Malus sylvestris chromosome 4, drMalSylv7.2, whole genome shotgun sequence genome, the region GGATGGAGGATTGTTGAAAATGGAAGGGTCCACGGAAGGCAGGAAGGGGGTGCTGAGCATTGACACCGAGATATTTGAAATCACCCCGACTTTTCATCTGGTGGAAGTGAAGAAGTCTAGTGGAGATACATTGGAGTATCAGAAGGTCATTAAGAAAGATATCAGACCAGCTCTGAAGGACATTGTTTGGACTTGGCAAGGGGcggagcagcagcagcagcagcaagaagaagaagagccaCCACAACTAGTGCAGGAGCTGCCGCAGGGACAAGAACACGTAGGGAAGCAAGAAccgccacggcaagggaagcaAGAGCAACAGCCTTCTCTGGCACTCCCAGTGCATGCAGTCTCACCCCAGGATTCGTAACAAtcgaataaaaaaaatggtagcGGATTTGATTGTAGTATGTGATGATATGAACTTTGTTGGTCTAATATTGAGAaacattagtttttcttaaactGAATGTGGAGGCCTGAGGATTCATGTAATaaaattgctttttttttctacatTTGATTACTTTTCCTACGGCGGTGGGTTAGAGTGACCTGGCATGAGGGATACCCAACCTCACCCAGGCGGCTAGCGGTTTAAGGGGTGGTGGTCGACCCCAATACTTCTAATGCATTGAGGTTGGGGACCCGATCTACTAGGCGTCCTCACACCCGAAGACGACATGACTCTATGGCAGCTCCGGCCCCAACCCACCCTACTGATGCAGTGGAGGCCGATTCAGCGGGCGTGCAGCCTGTGGAAGACAGAGAACTCCTAACCAGgaaaagaaacaagaaattATGGGGGAGTACTCCCTCGACTAGCGAACCCGCAAGTCAATAGCTTGTTGATGCACGACATGGGTGCCGTTTTGTGCACCAAGTGCTCCATGATCGGCAACTCGTGGACTTGGAACTAATTAGAAACGTATGggtatgaattaaaactaaaacaacATTGGTACAAATTAGTTTTATGCATGCCCTAGGCTAGGATTGTATATTATACCTTAGATTTGGAATGAAACAAATCCTTTTCTTCTATAACATCCTGACATTACCACCCATGTCCATGTGCGATGTATGGGTTAGTCTATAGCCTTTAATTATTTCTCATGGTTGGTCACAATATTTTGGTTTAATTCACCTTAAAATTAAGAGAGGAATTTTTACAAATGGAAGGAAAACATAAAAGAACATTGACCAATGCAACTTTTGAGATCTGATTTAAGGCTGACATTCAAGCACGTGCTGACCTTGatgaaacaaataataaaaataaaataaaataaatgagaaaCAAATCAAAATAGTTATAGAAGAAACAAATCAGAGGTTGACAAATGATTTTCAGGATTCGATCCCGATTATGGGCGACAAATGCAACCGTACAAGGAGAAGGaatattctataaataattattCAATAATTGTGAAAATTATCTACGGCAGTTTCATATTGTATTTTGAGTAACAAATCAAAATGAATTGAATGCAGGATAGGCCCGATGATCTATAAATTGATTGGTAATGTGGCTTCGTATTCCAGTCTATAGTCACAGGTTAAGGTTTTAgaatttgtgagtttgtgaatcaaatcaaatcaaaccaaagATGTCAATCAAAATGAACAAAATTTTGGTCattggatttgggcttttggtcAGTTTACTACTCCAATGTGAACAAGTTCATGCGGTAGAATACACAGTTGGGGATGAGAAAGGATGGAGCCCTAGTGCTGACTTATCTCATTGGACCGAGGGCAAGAAGTTCAAGGCTGGAGATGTTTTGGGTAAAAAGACTTGTTTTCAATTTGTGTTCATGCATCCTCAATTTTATTCTTCTATAGTTTATTGATTAATTTAGTTGGTTTTACtcaatttcttttgtttgtttgtttgttgtttttggAACAGTTTTCAAATATACCGATCCCAACCTCTACGTAGTTGCTATATCGAACGAAGATAGCTACGTGCATTGTGACCTATATGCTGGGGGAATGGATAGATACCGTTCAGGAAACGATCATGTGGTGTTAAAGAAGGGCATAAACTATTTCATACCAGCTGGTGGGTCTTATTGTGAAAAGGGAATGAAAATTGCAGTTGATGCGGAGTAAGTATGTAGTTATAAGCATGAGCATTGTTAATTATCAGGCTCCATTGTTAATTATCTTACCATAGATGCCATATTTGTGGAAGAAATAATTGGAGCTCTATTTTTAATTGTCATTGTTTTAGctaataaaatattttgttttggaGTTGTGCTTGTACCAAAAATCAGTGATTTTCCTATCGCGTAATGTCGATTTGTTTTTGCTGTTGATGATAGCAATGACCATCTTTTCCGGATACAAAACTTGTTAATTATTGTACTAATTGCGTTCATATCCTCATTAACATCACAAcgatatatacacacataaatTTCACATTTTGATGATTATTAATTCGAATCCGGGATAATTTCTTAAACAACATGGAGTGAAGAAATCGTACTTATCATTACAAGAGACCTTGAATCTTTGATACCAAGACTGAGAGTCCtgaaggcttattatattaacacctcaTAAActgttgaataaaccccacatatttaatacaccccacatttgctatttcacttaaaaattatcttaatacaccccacatattttcccataatacccccacaccccacattctcaatatacaccttatattttctaaatacaccccacatttctcaatgTACACCTTATATTCCTCCCCAACAACACATCCGCAACTGCAAGATTACTACGATTAATTACTAATCTATGATCTTTCATGTTCGATTCATCGCCATATGACTAAGGGTAATTAGCAGATCaccaattagggttttaggaTGCATGCCAGTTTAAATGAACATTACATACCTTTTATGCCTCCGAGAACATGATGAATCGGCCTCTCACGTCCGAAGAGCTTTACACCGCAGATTTCACCATTGTCATCAGAATTGGACGAATACACTAATCTCGGCTTTCTATACATaccttttgagttgattaaacTTAATTATTTGTATGAGTGCTATTAATTGATGATACATGTTCATCGTCACCAACTTAAATATGATCGTGATTTATGTGAGGGGTTCTGAGCTTGGTGGCCAAGTAAGCTTGTATAAAGTAAGGAATGGCTTGGGGAATTAGCTCAAATATTTTTCAAGGTTGCTTTGCATGCCTGCTAGATAccattaaaaaataaaccttGTTTTTACAAATGTACACTCTC harbors:
- the LOC126618781 gene encoding basic blue protein-like isoform X2; protein product: MWLRIPVYSHRLSLLLQCEQVHAVEYTVGDEKGWSPSADLSHWTEGKKFKAGDVLVFKYTDPNLYVVAISNEDSYVHCDLYAGGMDRYRSGNDHVVLKKGINYFIPAGGSYCEKGMKIAVDAE
- the LOC126618781 gene encoding basic blue protein-like isoform X1, with translation MSIKMNKILVIGFGLLVSLLLQCEQVHAVEYTVGDEKGWSPSADLSHWTEGKKFKAGDVLVFKYTDPNLYVVAISNEDSYVHCDLYAGGMDRYRSGNDHVVLKKGINYFIPAGGSYCEKGMKIAVDAE